A stretch of DNA from Candidatus Bathyarchaeota archaeon:
GGTGCTGTATCGAGATTGATTGCTGGATAAATTGTACGCTCGCTAGAAAAAACTGATCTATAATTGGATTGAAAAAATCTTAATTAGTCAATTTGAAGATAATCTGTTTTCTATATGCCAAACTATACAACCTCTGGTCCAATAGTAATCATCTCTGATATGCATCTAGGTAGGAGAATATTTAAGACCAAATCATGTCGCCCTGAAGATTTAGTGAATTTCTTCGATTGGTTAAAAAATAATAGAAAAATCAAAGGAAAGAATGGAGCTATTACCAAAGCTAAGATTCCTAAAAAGATTATCTTACTAGGAGATGTCTTAGAACTTTGGGCACCTGCTTCTGAACGAGAAATCTTGTTACATGTTAATCCTGTTCTATTCAAGTTAATAAAAATCGTAAGAGAGGATCAAGACATTATTTATGTACGAGGAAATCATGATCAGAATATCAAACGCTATGTTGGAAAATTTGAACCGAACCTTCATATCTATGATAAATATGTAACAATAAATTTTCAGCCGAAAAATTCTAAATCAAAAAAGATCGTCTTATTGCATGGCGATGCGTTTATTTGGGGACGTAGCAGAGGAATATCTTCTAGGATCATGGGGTACTTTTATCGAATAGCTTCTGACCTAGACGAATCTACGAGACTAACTATTTCAGCGGCATTCATTATTTTCTCATTACTCTATTATCTCATTTTCTATACAGAATTATTTCAAGGATTTCCAGTTCCAAGTTTAATTAGAGATCTATACATGGGACTATTGGGGATAGGTTGTTTCTATGCAGTCCCAACTTTAATTAGAATTCTAGGTCTTCGACTTATAGAAAGATCAGCGATTAAAGGCATTCGGAAACTAAAAATCAGAAAGTTAATACTTCAACATGAGGCTGAAAAGGTCTCTTCAGAGATTAGACAAAGATTCTATGATGCCGTGCAAAAGCCATCATATGCTATGATGAAGGAGATAATTAGTGGGACTTTTAAGACATTGTGGTGGAATTTTCAAGATTGGTGGAATCGACATTGGAAAGATAAGACATGGCGGCCAGAGATAATTATTTTTGGTCATACGCATGTTCCAGAAGGGCCTGTGAGGATCAAAGATATCGAGGGGGTTGATAAGTCGAAAATAACAAAGAAATTTGAAAATACAATTTTGGTCAACTCGGGATCATGGATAAAAGAAGGAATCGAGGACAATACGAATTTTATCTTCATTGATGATGGCGAAATTCGCTTATGCAGTTTCGATGTAAATAGAAAAATTGGAGTTGAGTTAGGTAATTTAAAAGAACCCTACTCAAAATAGTGATGCCAGAGTTTTAAAAATTAATAGCTTATACTAACATTAATTTTTGATATTTACTTGAAGTAAAAATTTATGGTGGTTATTTTGTCAGTTCAAGAGAGAAATATCTTATATTTTGATAAGCCTGGTTTTCAAAATACAAACCCTGTAATCGAAGCTGTTAAAAAAAGGCTTGAATCTGGAGATCTTAAACAAGTGATAGTCCCAGTTACCACAGGTAGAACTGCTGAACAATTCATTCGTGAATTAGGAAAAGAAGTAAGAATTGTGACAATCTCTGAAGTGGAAGTTGCACATGCTTGCAAAAGAATGGCTGAGACTGATGAAGGTATGCTTGGGAAATTGATCTCAAAGAGGCTGAAAAAGAGATCAGGTAAAATGGATAAGTCATTTCGTGATGTTGTTGATATAACCTTTTTGCCTTTTTGCAAAGAGGCTTGGAATGTAGCAAAAGAGATTCTTTATGCCTTTAGTCAAGGAATGAAAGTAGCGATAGAGGTGTCGCTTGCTGCTGTTGAGATAAAAAAGGTTGAACCTTATACAAGAGTTATCGCGGTAGGAGGAACTGGCGAGGGTGCAGATACAGCTATAGTCGTTAGATTAGCACTTCAAAAAGATGCGTTTGGAAAGGATCCAGATAAAAGACTTTCAGTAGAGGAGATTTTAGCTATTCCAATAAACAAATGGTAGATGTCTATTCAATTACGTTGTGGATTTATGCGGTTTTTGAGATTTTCGATAATTCTTCTGTTATTGGTGATATTTTCAAGATTCTACTTTACTGAAGGTTCGTCAAACGAAGATTCGAGTTATTTATATGGTCAAGTCATTGAGACTAGTGGCGGTTCAATTCGCCCACTAGTTCACGCAAGAGTATCCGTTT
This window harbors:
- a CDS encoding metallophosphoesterase; the encoded protein is MPNYTTSGPIVIISDMHLGRRIFKTKSCRPEDLVNFFDWLKNNRKIKGKNGAITKAKIPKKIILLGDVLELWAPASEREILLHVNPVLFKLIKIVREDQDIIYVRGNHDQNIKRYVGKFEPNLHIYDKYVTINFQPKNSKSKKIVLLHGDAFIWGRSRGISSRIMGYFYRIASDLDESTRLTISAAFIIFSLLYYLIFYTELFQGFPVPSLIRDLYMGLLGIGCFYAVPTLIRILGLRLIERSAIKGIRKLKIRKLILQHEAEKVSSEIRQRFYDAVQKPSYAMMKEIISGTFKTLWWNFQDWWNRHWKDKTWRPEIIIFGHTHVPEGPVRIKDIEGVDKSKITKKFENTILVNSGSWIKEGIEDNTNFIFIDDGEIRLCSFDVNRKIGVELGNLKEPYSK